From the genome of Thermodesulfobacteriota bacterium, one region includes:
- a CDS encoding efflux RND transporter permease subunit: protein MTGPDKDRRRGIAGRIAAAFIASRLTPLIVLASVLLGLGGVLLLPREEEPQIIVPMIDVFVQVPGHSAKEVEERATRPMERLLWEIPGVEYIYTTSSPGAAMAVVRFKVGEDEENSIVRLNQKMFANFDLVPPGVSHPLIKPRSIDDVPILALTLSSDRHDPFTLRRIAVRLQEQIKTVPDVSEVKIIGGQRRQLRVLIDPARMASRGISPAAVARMLGEANRELTAGSVAAGNREHLVATGGFLRSAEDVGAVVAGVSGGRPVYLRDVATIQDGPEEPADHVFFGRGGTAGGASVAPAVTISVAKRKGTNAIRIADGVLEKVEGVKGTLLPGDVLLTVTRNYGETAAEKSNELLLHMLIAVVSVSILIWITLGLREAGIVATAIPVTLALTLAVFYLTGYTLNRVTLFALIFSIGILVDDAIVVVENIVRHYRMPENRGRPVLDVAVEAVDEVGNPTILATFAVIGAILPMAFVRGLMGPYMRPIPVGATAAMLFSLLVAFIVTPWAGVRLLRRDESDDSHAEEGYWTRLYRRLMDRLLHRPVWRYGFLLLVAALLLGSVSLVALGWVKVKMLPFDNKSEFQVVVDLPEGSTLEQTVAAARDIGAVVAAVPEVKDYQIYAGTASPYNFNGLVRHYFLRRGPHEADLQVNLVPKGERGSQSHEIAVRVRPALQAAAARHGANAKIAEVPPGPPVLQTLVAEVYGPDYAGQIDVARRIKGIFERTEGVVDTDWYVEDDQPRYRFEVDQAKAALHGVSTEQVAETLRLAVSGTTAGLLHRPEEKEDVPIVLRLPRADRSRLEGLKSVRLTGRGGNAVPLGELVRVREEIAEKSIYHKNLMPVVYVTADVAGKVESPVYAILELNRALDNLAIPAGYRLERHVAGLPESDRKFSMKWDGEWHITYEVFRDLGLAFAAVLVLIYILVVGWFQSFRTPLAIMAAIPFSLVGILPAHGLMGAFFTATSMIGFIAGAGIVVRNSIILVDFVELRLSQGMPLDRAVIDAGAVRFRPMLLTAAAVIVGASVILFDPIFQGLAISLMAGEVASLLLSRMSVPILYYMSASKSGRIGS, encoded by the coding sequence ATGACAGGTCCCGACAAGGATCGGCGCCGCGGGATCGCGGGGCGGATCGCGGCCGCGTTCATCGCGTCGCGCCTCACCCCGCTGATCGTCCTTGCGTCGGTCCTCCTCGGCCTGGGCGGCGTGCTCCTGCTCCCCCGCGAGGAGGAGCCGCAGATCATCGTCCCGATGATCGACGTCTTCGTCCAGGTGCCCGGCCACTCGGCGAAGGAGGTGGAGGAGCGGGCCACCCGCCCGATGGAGCGTCTCCTCTGGGAGATCCCCGGCGTCGAGTACATCTACACCACCTCGTCGCCCGGGGCGGCGATGGCGGTCGTCCGGTTCAAGGTGGGCGAGGACGAGGAGAACAGCATCGTCCGGCTGAACCAGAAGATGTTCGCCAACTTCGACCTCGTGCCCCCCGGCGTATCGCACCCGCTGATCAAGCCGCGCTCCATCGACGACGTCCCCATCCTGGCGCTCACGCTGTCCTCGGACCGGCACGACCCGTTCACGCTGCGCCGGATCGCCGTCCGGCTGCAGGAGCAGATCAAGACGGTGCCGGACGTCTCCGAGGTGAAGATCATCGGCGGTCAGCGGCGCCAGCTCCGGGTGCTCATCGACCCGGCGCGGATGGCCTCCCGGGGGATCTCCCCCGCTGCGGTCGCCCGGATGCTGGGAGAAGCCAACCGCGAGCTGACGGCGGGCTCCGTCGCCGCCGGCAACCGGGAACACCTGGTGGCCACGGGCGGGTTCCTGCGCAGCGCCGAGGACGTCGGGGCCGTGGTGGCGGGCGTTTCGGGAGGACGCCCCGTGTACTTGCGGGACGTTGCGACGATCCAGGACGGCCCGGAGGAGCCGGCCGATCACGTCTTCTTCGGCAGGGGCGGGACGGCCGGAGGCGCGAGCGTGGCGCCGGCCGTGACCATATCGGTCGCCAAGCGGAAGGGGACCAACGCGATCCGTATCGCGGACGGGGTGCTCGAGAAGGTCGAGGGGGTCAAAGGGACGCTGCTCCCCGGCGATGTCCTCCTCACCGTCACGCGGAACTACGGGGAGACGGCGGCGGAGAAGTCGAACGAACTGCTCCTCCACATGCTGATCGCGGTCGTTTCCGTGTCGATCCTCATCTGGATCACGCTGGGCTTGCGGGAGGCGGGGATCGTGGCCACGGCCATCCCGGTCACCCTCGCCCTCACCCTGGCCGTCTTCTACCTCACGGGATACACCCTGAACCGGGTGACGCTGTTCGCCCTGATCTTCTCCATCGGCATCCTCGTGGACGACGCGATCGTGGTGGTGGAGAACATCGTGCGCCACTACCGGATGCCGGAGAACCGCGGCCGCCCCGTGCTCGACGTCGCGGTCGAGGCGGTGGACGAGGTGGGCAACCCGACGATCCTGGCCACGTTCGCCGTGATCGGCGCCATTCTCCCGATGGCTTTCGTCCGGGGGCTGATGGGCCCCTACATGCGGCCCATCCCCGTGGGGGCCACGGCGGCGATGCTCTTCTCCCTCCTGGTGGCCTTCATCGTCACCCCGTGGGCGGGCGTCCGGCTGCTGCGCAGGGACGAAAGCGACGACAGCCACGCGGAGGAAGGCTACTGGACCCGGCTCTACCGTAGATTGATGGACCGCCTCCTGCATCGTCCCGTGTGGCGCTACGGATTCCTGCTCCTCGTCGCCGCGCTGCTGCTGGGATCCGTCTCGCTGGTCGCCCTCGGGTGGGTCAAGGTGAAGATGCTGCCGTTCGACAACAAGAGCGAATTCCAGGTCGTGGTCGACCTGCCGGAAGGATCGACGCTCGAGCAGACGGTGGCTGCCGCGCGGGACATCGGCGCGGTGGTCGCCGCCGTCCCCGAGGTGAAGGACTACCAGATCTACGCGGGAACCGCCTCGCCCTACAACTTCAACGGCCTGGTCCGGCACTACTTCCTGCGCCGGGGGCCGCACGAGGCGGACCTCCAGGTGAACCTGGTCCCGAAGGGGGAGCGCGGGAGCCAGAGCCACGAGATCGCCGTGCGGGTGCGTCCCGCCCTCCAGGCGGCCGCGGCCCGCCACGGCGCCAACGCGAAGATCGCCGAGGTCCCCCCGGGACCGCCGGTCCTGCAGACGCTGGTGGCCGAGGTGTACGGTCCGGATTACGCCGGCCAGATCGACGTCGCGCGCAGGATCAAGGGGATCTTCGAGCGCACGGAAGGCGTGGTGGACACGGACTGGTACGTCGAGGACGACCAGCCGCGCTACCGCTTCGAGGTCGACCAGGCGAAGGCCGCCCTGCACGGCGTCTCCACGGAGCAGGTTGCGGAGACGCTGCGCCTGGCGGTTTCGGGAACGACCGCGGGGCTCCTCCACCGGCCGGAGGAGAAGGAGGACGTGCCGATCGTGCTGCGGCTCCCGCGGGCGGACCGTTCGCGCCTCGAGGGGCTCAAGAGCGTCCGGCTTACGGGGCGCGGGGGGAACGCCGTCCCACTCGGCGAGCTGGTGCGGGTCCGGGAGGAGATCGCCGAGAAGAGCATCTACCACAAGAACCTGATGCCGGTCGTCTACGTCACGGCCGACGTGGCGGGGAAAGTGGAGAGCCCGGTGTACGCCATCCTGGAGTTGAACCGCGCGCTCGACAACCTGGCGATCCCCGCGGGGTACCGGCTGGAGCGGCACGTGGCGGGGCTGCCCGAAAGCGACCGGAAGTTCTCCATGAAGTGGGACGGCGAGTGGCACATCACCTACGAGGTCTTCCGCGACCTGGGGCTGGCGTTCGCCGCGGTGCTGGTGCTGATCTACATCCTAGTCGTGGGGTGGTTCCAGTCGTTCCGGACGCCGCTCGCCATCATGGCCGCGATCCCGTTCTCCCTCGTCGGGATCCTGCCGGCGCACGGCCTCATGGGCGCGTTCTTCACGGCAACGTCGATGATCGGCTTCATCGCGGGGGCGGGGATCGTCGTGCGCAACTCCATCATCCTCGTGGATTTCGTGGAGCTGCGCCTCTCGCAGGGGATGCCGCTGGACCGGGCGGTGATCGACGCGGGCGCGGTGCGCTTCCGCCCCAT